The genomic stretch GCTTTAGTCCATACAAGACTTTATCAACTTTGTACAGATGATGTGGTGCATTTTTTTCTTCAAAATCTCTAGTGGTTGACTGGTGTAAACATCCTCTTCTAGAACATTATGTAGACACAAAATCTGCAAATCTATTGGTATCATGGCTTTGCGACGGACTATCGCCGAGGAGGAGGTGGACAAAGCTTTGGAGCAACTCATTAGAGTTGGTGAATAAATGATATTCACTCAATATAATAAGTCACACTACTACAATAAATAGTTCCACACAACCATCATCGAACGCGTCCCCTTACAGTAAAGAATGAACAAACACTAATTGAGGACATGGCACTTCTTCCTGATCTCTCCCTCGGCCCCGGTGAGCACGCCAATGTCGCCCATCTTGATCATGGACTCGCTGAAGTCCCTGAAGAACTCAACATCGAACTTGCCCGTGGCGATATGCTGGACGTAGTCCTTGGTGGTGGCGTCGAAGACGAGCGCCGCGTCGGAGCGGAAGAGACCCCTCCGCTTGGCGACGTGGCGATAGTAGCTGGTATCAAAGGTCATGAAGCTACCGGGGTCCATCTCTGACAGCATAGTTCGGTCATCAACGCTCTTGCACTTGAGCCTCAGCTTGTCAGCGTACTCGCTGTCCAGAGACGGGTCGACGAAGCCAGAGGTACCGTTCTCGCTGGTGGTGTTGTAGAGCCGGTCGGCGAAAGACGGACAGTGCGCCGTGCCGAGCGTGTGGGCGCCGGAGAGGACGACGAGGTCCTTGAGATTGAGGCCCTTGGAGGCGAAGATCTTGACAAGTAGAGGGACGTCGCCGGATGCCGGGGGCAGCTCGTTGCTGGCCTCCGTGGCGCTTGACTCCCTGCCGTCTCGCCTGCCCAGCGCCACTGGCCAGAAGGGTCCCTTAGCCAACACGACGGCGTCGCGGGACATGAGGGTTAGCACGTCGGCACAGGAGACGATGCCCGGACACGCGGCTTCGAGCTTGGCCTTCACACGCTCCACGGAGCCGAACCCTCGCAGGCTCTTGTTTGGTTTGGCGTCCTTCTCGGCCACGTTACCTTCGGTGGATTCGAGCATGACAGAGGCATCACAACCCTGCAATTTAATTTGCGTTGCATGCACAGAAA from Triticum urartu cultivar G1812 unplaced genomic scaffold, Tu2.1 TuUngrouped_contig_5049, whole genome shotgun sequence encodes the following:
- the LOC125528706 gene encoding peroxidase 1-like codes for the protein MAIRFLLLPLALLVLAAASSAAVAQLEIGFYSKTCPNAEKIVGEEMAKIIAAAPSLAGPLLRLHFHDCFVRGCDASVMLESTEGNVAEKDAKPNKSLRGFGSVERVKAKLEAACPGIVSCADVLTLMSRDAVVLAKGPFWPVALGRRDGRESSATEASNELPPASGDVPLLVKIFASKGLNLKDLVVLSGAHTLGTAHCPSFADRLYNTTSENGTSGFVDPSLDSEYADKLRLKCKSVDDRTMLSEMDPGSFMTFDTSYYRHVAKRRGLFRSDAALVFDATTKDYVQHIATGKFDVEFFRDFSESMIKMGDIGVLTGAEGEIRKKCHVLN